GTGAGTATTCACAGGTTATTGTAAATGTCGTAAGCAATGCGAAAGATGTGCTCTTGTCCCGTGGGGTTATTGAGCCTGTTATTTCAATTAAGAGCTATAATGAAGCAGGCTGTATCGTGTTGAATATCTGCGATAACGGTGGGGGAGTACCCTCTGATATTATCGACAATATATTTGAACCTTACTTTACAACAAAGTATCACAGCAAAGGTACGGGGATAGGGCTCTATTTTTCAAAAATGATAATTGAAGATAATATGAACGGCAGGATGACTGTTAAGAATGAAGACGGCGGTGCCTGTTTTTATTTATATGTTCCGATAGCGAAAAGCAAAAAGCCGGAAAACACAAATATGCTTCCGGCATTATAGTAGGATCTCCTCCCCCCGAGGGCTTACGCTTTATGATCCTTAAATATCTAGTGAATAGTTTTTCTAACTCTAAACTAACATGTGAAACTTATGATTACTATAACCAGACAGGGTGATGTTTGGGGGATTGTTTAGTGTAAGTTACTTGTATTCTTATTTGAAAAAAAAGGTTAAAAAATAAATAAAATTATAAAATAGATTTGTAGCGTGCTTTTCTAAGTGCGTCTTCTTTGCCCGATGCCTGTAATTTTTCATATATTTTTTTGATATGAGTATGGACAGTATTCCTGCTTATATCCAGTTCTGCGGATACTTCGTTATAGGTAAACCCCTGGTCGAGCAGCTTGAGGACTTCGACTTCTCTTTTTGTCAGTCTGTTTTCATCGTTGTTAAATGGTTTGTCCTGAAAAAAACTTATGACTTTTCTGGCAATACTCGGAGTCATAGGGGAGCCTCCGTCGTGGAGAAGCCTGACAGAGTTTGTGATCTGAATGGCTGGAGTACCTTTAAGTATATATCCTGACGCTCCGGCTTTAAGGGCTTTGAAGAGGTATTCATTGCCGTCATGGATCGTGTACACCAGAAACTGGGTTTCAATTTGTCTGGAAACTAGCTGCTGGATAAGCTCAATGCCGCTTGCGCCTGGCAGGTTAATGTCCACAATCAGAATATCACAAGGGGAGTCTGCAATGCCTGATAGCGCCATCTCAGCATTTGGATAGGTGTCAATCAGCTCGACTCCGGGTTCAGAACGCAGAATAGAACTGAGACTTTCTGAAAGCTCAATGTTGTCGTCCACAATGGAGACACGTATTTCTTTGTTCAACGTGTAAGTCCTTCTTCTGTATAATAATCGTGTACCGGGATATATATGTTTACAGTTGTACCATTTTGGGAAGTAATTTCAAGCTTCCCTTTAAGACTTTCGACTCTTTTGTGCATATTCTTAAGTCCAAATCCTGCATTTCGCTTCTCTTCAATGCCTATTCCGTCGTCTTTTAATTGGATTTGTATTTCTGCTTCATTGAAATAAAGCTCAATGTCGACATTTTTAGCATGTGAATGTTTTATTATGTTCGCTATAATTTCTTTGAACAGCCGGAATATGGAAAGGTAAATATTGAAATCAATCGGGTGCCTGTACGGTAAGCCGTTAACTGTAAACTTACGGTTTATACTCTTGGATTCTAAAACGGTAGTGCTGTAGTTACGCATATCGGAAACGAGTGATTTCCAGTCGATATTGTCTTTATCAAGAATGTTCAGCATTGACCGGAGTTCAAAACTTCCATTTTCCAGAAGCATTGCAATGTGTTTTATTTTTATATTCTTTTGTTCGGGGTCATCTTCTTCCAGAGCTGAAGCTGCAAGCAAAGCTGCTGCTGCCACGACGCCTCCGATACCATCATGCATATCGCCCAGAATGTTTTCCTTATAGGTGACAATCTCTCTTTCGTGAGTTGTCTGTATGGCATCAACTTGTGTTGTGATATCGTTAAAGATGATTATATAGCCTCTGAGGCTGTCTTTTTGTATTGACTGTTTCAGAACGCTGAACTTGTGATTAATTCCTGTTCCCCATCTTGTTTCAATAGTAACGGTATCGTCATCTGCCAGTTTTTTCCAGTCAAGGTTTAGAGTTTTGAAAGTTTCTAATATATCTTTTCCTATCATATCAGTTCGGAACCGCAAAAGAGTTCTGGCGCTTGGGTTAAAGTCGATAAGTCTGTACTGTTCGTCAACGATGAGAACAGCACTGTCTATGAGATCAAACACGCTTTCTCTGGCATAGGGGATTATATCCATCAGGTTATATCTGAATATTGCATATGCATAGAGAGAGCTTATTATTGATAATGTCCCGGGGATTGGGTTGTAGTCACCGAATGAAACAATCCGGAAGGTATACAGAGTGCTGAGTGCTGAGCCTATTATCAGAGTGGTGAGGATAATTACGAACTGGTTTTTGTATGGCTGTTTGTGTGTGATTATGGCTTTGGCAGTCAGGACGCTTAGGAAAATATAGAATGCGTTATGATAAAACGAAGTGGTGAATTTTAGCCAGATTCCAGGGACAAGAATAGAGAGATTGAACCCCTCTTCTGTTGTGATAATTTCTGCGCTCTCCCATATGGGAAAGAAGTGGTTGTTAGTGAGCATTACAGTGACCTGTATGACGAGAAAACTGTAAAGAGATATGGTCATCCATCTTGGTGGCGCTTTATGTTTAAGAAGATGGTACAGCATTGCGACGATAAAAGGCGGGAAAAACTGTATCGGAATAACCTTATATGTTGTGATTACGCGGATAATATCCGTGTCTGCGATCATAAGTTCTATTCCGTACATAAGAGGCCAGAAGCCGGCAGTGAAAAATGCCAGCCCGAAGTAGAGAGAGACTTTATTTTTTGCTTTCGTCAGTCCATATATGCCGAGACCTATTGTAATTACTGCGGATATGAGCAGTAAGAGTGCATATGGCGGGAACTGAAGTGCAGGCATTGACTCCTCCGGACTTGAAATAATGCATCCATCTGTTGCTGAGTGTATTTTTTATATATTTGTAAGATGAATCTATCACGTTATAACGTATATTTCAGACGATGAAACGTGCAAAATACCCATTATTCATAAAATTACCGTTTTGAGTTTTCATCACAAGGTCACCGCTTTCAACTTCAGCAGATACAGGGCAGAGTTTTCTGATTGTTTTAGCCAGATATTTATGGTCAAGTGCAGGGTCGTGAGCTGATAAAAGCATGAAGGAGGGACTCCCCCCTGCCAGTTCGTATGTTAATTCCATGAGTAGGGGCAGGTCCTTGGAGAGTTTCCATGTTTTTCCTTTTCCCCCTTTGCCGAATGCCGGAGGGTCAAATATAAAGCCATCATATCTTTTGCCGCGCTTTACCTCTTTTTTCATGAAGGTGATAACATCTTCCTGTATAAAGCGGACTTTGTTGTCAGATTTGAAGGAAAACTCAAGATTTTGTTTGGCTCTTTTGATAGCTGGTTTGGAAGCATCAAGGTGTGTGACTTTGTTAATGTGATTGCTGGAAAAGAGAGTGGAACCGCCTGTGTATGCGAATCCGTTAAGGATGTGATGCCGCTCCCCCTGCGTTATCTCTGCCAGCCACTGCCAGTTTTTCTGTTGTTCAGGGAATACGCCCAGCTGTCCGGACTCCATCAGAGAGAGGCAGAAAGTTATATCGCTGAAGTGAACCGTGAAATCTTTTAGCTCAGTGTTCCATTTGTCGTTTTCAAATACTGCGTCAGCAGCCAGCCACTCTTCTTTCGGCAGAGAGGGAGCCCAGTCTGCCTGTTTTGCCGCCCGGACTATGCGTATCTTATTAAATTGCTCCAGACGCTTGCCGTTTCCCGTATCCAGTAGATGATAGTCACTGTCCATTTCACACCTTTAAATTGATAGTAACATATTACATTTTTATATATAGTTTTGTCAAAGCCTGCGTAGCTGTGTTAATAATTTCTGTAAAGAATGTATCATAAAATAATTGCTTGACTGACTGACTAATCAGTCATATAAGAAGTGCTATGGAAAAAACAAAAGAAACGAAAAGAAAATTACTGGATGCTGCATGTTGTGTCTTTCGTGAAAAGGGCTATGATAAAGCGAAGGTTTCAGACATTGTTGCTATTGCAAATGTGGCACAGGGAACGTTCTATCTGTACTTTAAATCAAAGAAGGATTGTCTCAATATCCTTGCAGAAGAACTTTTGGGAAGTTTTATGCGGGAACTGAGAGCCGAGACAGAGACTATGGACAATAGTTCTATTCATCGTGTTGTGCAGAAGATGGCTGATGCCATAGAAAAACATAAAGAGATTGCTGCTATTGTACACTTTGAGCAGGCAAATATGGAAGAGAGAATAAGTGTCCTCCATAAAACGCTATACTCTGAAAAGATGCAGATGGTAAGGAACGCACTTCGAAAGCGACATAATGATGAGAGGACTGTCATTGCCAAAACTGCTTTGATAGATGCTTTGTTCAAGCAGTATCTTCTTGGACAGATATATATTCAGAATCCGGTTTTTAAAACGGATCGAGGGGAGCTTAATGAAATGCTGAACGTTGTAATAGAAGAGGTTGTGCTGAAATGAAGAAATTTCTTATAGCTGTAATTATACTGTTGCCGGCTATTGTGTTTGCCCGCAATTATCAGATAGGCGTTGTTGCCTCATCAAGTTTTCAATTTGCTGCTGAGAGTATAGAGCTTGAGATCGGAAGGCTTATTGCCGGAAATAATAGTGCAGACGTTAATGCATATATATACGAACCGTCTGTCCCGGTTACAAAGCTTGCTGAGACTATAAAAGAAGCTAACAGCCATTCAGATATACTTATACTTATCGGTGAAGTGGCAGCAGGGCGTACTATCGGCTTAAAAAACCTTAAGCCCACTGTGGCTGTTTTTTCGACAAAGGCTCCTGCTGGAGCATCCTTTACGTATACTATAACATCAGATATCGATTATAACGAAGAGTTTACAGTGTTCAGAAAGCTTTTCAGATACAAAAATCTGAAAGTTCTTACCAGCGGTTACGCTTCATGCAGCTCTGCCATGTGTAAGTCCGGTGTTGACGAGATCATCGGTTCTGTTGAAGTTCCGTATGAAATTGTTTCTGCCGAAGACCTTTCCGGTGTTGACATCAGCACGTATTTTGATAAAGGCGATGTAGCGCTGGTTATGGAACAGCCCCAGATGACCGAGAATGAATATAAAAGCCTTCTGGAAAGACTTGCCAATGCAGGGGTGAGGACATTCAGCTTTGGGGGCTACAGAGATGCCGAGCTTGGCGTTATAGCTGTTAATGCAAGAGACAAAGGGTATGTCAAGACTGCAAGGACTGCCGCTGTTGCTGTTTCCGAGATAATCGCAGGTCAAAAGGGTGGACAGCTTAAAGTGAATCGCACAAAAGGGCTTGTGATAAACATGGCACCGGCAGCTCTCACCGGTTTTTATCCGGACAGGCATTATATACGATCTGAAGAGATAATTAATTATGACAAAACTATAATTTTTGATAAGTATATAGGTTACAAAGAGGCGCTTCTGCAAGCTGTGAAAAGAAATGAAGATGTGGCTACTGGCAGGATAGACCTTGAAACAGCCAGAGAGATGGTGAAAATGTCTGAATCCGCATTCAGACCAACTCTGAATCTTTCTGCCGGCTTTTCCCAGATAGACGACGACAGGGCGAGAATTTCACAGGGGACAAGTCCGGAGCGTACAGGAAGTGTTTCTGTTGCATTACAGCAGATAATATATTCTGAAGAAGTTTTCAGCCTGAAAGATCAGGCAGTTTATAATGCAAAAGCGATGGAGTCACTTTCAAGGCAGGCTGAGCTTGACGTTTTGCAGGCGGCGGCAAAAGCATATTTGCAGGTTTTACTGGCAAAGACATATGTAAACATTGCGCAGGACAATCTTGAGACTACAAAATATAATTATGACCTTGCCAAAAACAGAGATGTCGCAGGGGCTGCAAATCCGGCAGAAATCCCCAGATGGGAAGCACGGATCGCTCTTTCCAAAATAGACGTTGTAAATGCCCTGAACACTCATAAGAGTGCCATGACAGAGCTAGCCCGCATTATAAGCGAGGACATAGACGGCACATATAATCTGGAACCTGTGACTCTTGACAGTGACTATTCTATTCTCAGTTCTTTTAAGGGGAGTATGAATATTCTCGACCGGGCTGACGTGTTTGACCGCTTTAAAAAGACGATGACAGATGCCGCTGTAGAAAACTCTGTAGAACTCGCATCTCTCGAATACCTTACAGGTGCCGCTGACAGGTCTGTGCTTACTGCTGAAAGGAAATTTTACCTTCCGACTGTGACAGCAGGCGGAGAATACAAAAGGTTCGTGATGAAGGACGGTGAGGCATCAGACACTGCCCCTGGTTGGTATGACGACACGGAATGGAACGTTGGTGTTACTGCCAGCATACCCATATATGAAGGCGGGCGGAGAAGTGCTCAGCTCAGTATAGAAAAAACAGCAGTGAGAAAACTTTACCACGAAAAAGCAAAAGCGGTAAAGCTTGTCAGGCAGAGGATGATAACTGCTCTGGAAAATGCAAGGGCAGCATATGACAGTTTCAGCCTCGCCAACGAAAGTGCAGTTGCAGCGGCAAAAACTCTGAAAATTGTATCTGATCTGTATTCGAGGGGGGCTGTTTCTATAACCGAACTGATAGATTCCCAGAATGCAAAACTCAATGCGGATATGAACACAGCATCAAGTCAGTATAGTTTTATGGAAAGGATTGTAGATGTTGAGAGAGCATACGGATGCTTCTTTGCTTTTGCTCCTGATGACCAGTGTGAGAAGCTTGTAACAATATTAAAGAATTCGTCAAAATAAAGGAGACTCCGATGTTTCGTAAGATATTGATAATTATTTCAATTGCTATTTTTATCACAGCTTGTGGGGATGACGAGGCAGCCGGCTTTGATCCGGCAAAGCATGTTCGACCGATAAAGACATATAAGGTTACATCAGTGAAAAGAATGGACGTCCGTACATACCCCGGTAAGATCAGGGCGGGAAAAAAAGTCGACACATCTTTCATTCTGTCCGGTTCTCTTGTGGTTCTGAATGTTAAAGAAGGGGATTATGTTGAGAAAGGGAGCCTCATAGCAAAGCTTGATGATGCCTCTTATAAGCATAACCTTAACACGATAAAGGCTCAGGTTGAGGAAGCCACGCTTGCTTTCCAGCGGGCAAAAAAACTTTGGATTTCCAATGCTATATCAAAAGCGGACTACGACAAAGCAAAGTCTGCTTATGATGTTTTACAGTCTCAGAAAGAGCTTGCTGAAAAGAGTTTGCGTGATACGTCGCTTTATGCACCGTTCTCGGGGTATATAGCGAAGAGATACGTAGATAATTTTCAGACAGTGTCGGCTGGGGCTCCCATTGCCAGTGTTCAGAACATCAAAGAAATTGAGGTTGTTGTTAATATACCCGAAAGCCTGATTATGAACTCAAGTCAGAATCTTGATTATAAGGCATATGCGGTGTTTGAAGTACCTTTTAATAAGCAATATGAGATGGAGCTTAAGGAAGTTGGTACTGAAGCTGACCCCGTTACGCAGACATATCCTGTTAAGTTTATAATGCCGTCTCCTGATGAAATTACTGTTTTACCAGGTATGACTGTAGCGGCAAAAATAGTTGTAAGCGAAAGTTATGATGAAGGTGAATTCGAAATACCCGAGAGTGCGGTATTCAGTGACTCCAGCGGAAAGATTTTTGTTTGGGTGCTGGATGAGAATATGACTGTACACAAAAGAGAAGTCAAAACAGATGGACTCAAAAACAACAGCGTGCTTGTGCTTGGTGGACTGAAAGAAGGTGAGGAGATCGCTTCAGCAGGCATTCAGCATCTTGTAGAAGGACTCGAAGTTAAACGTTTTGAGAAACCGGAGAATCTTAAATGAATATTGCAGAGACGACTATACGGAAAAAAACATTTTTTCTGGCTCTGACAATCTGCCTGATGGCTATGGGGATTATTGCCTATGAGAAGCTCGGCAGGCTCGAAGATCCTGAATATACCATAAAAACGGCGGTAATTGTAACTCAGTACCCTGGGGCAACACCCCTTGAAGTCGAGCAAGAGGTTACAGACCCTCTGGAAAAAGCTATCCAGCAGCTCGGACAGCTTGACGAGGTTCGTTCATTTTCCCGTGACGGGCTGTCGTTTATATACGCTGATATTAAAGATAATTTTGATAAAGATGATCTGCCTCAGATATGGGATGAGCTGCGCAGGAAAGTGAGTGCCGGGCAGTCGGATCTCCCTCCGGGAGCAGGTCCATCGGTTGTAAATGATGATTTTGGTGATGTCTACGGTGTTTTTTACGCTTTCTATGGTGATGACTATGACTATAGCGAATTAAAAGATTATGTGGACATGCTCAAAAAAGAACTGCTGCTTGTAGAAAATGTTGCGAAGGTTGAGCTGTATGGGGAACAGGTTGAAACAGTCTTTATTGAAACACCGAGAGCAAAGCTTGCTCAGCTTGGTATAAGTCCTCTACAGATTCTACAGACTTTTCAGCAGCAGAATCTTGTTGTCGACGAAGGGAAGATAACTGTCGGCGATGAATATATTTCCGTAAATACAACAGGTATTTTCCGCACCGTAGAGGAGATAGGCGACATGCTTATCCGCTCCGGTACGTCAGACAAGATGATTCATCTGAAAGATGTAGCTACTATTAAAAGGGGGTACTACGACCCTCCCCGTAAACTTCTGCGCTTTAACGGTAAGCCGGCGATAGGGCTGGGTATCTCCACTATTAAAGGCGGTAACGTCGTTGTGATGGGGCAGGCTGTTGCAGAAAGGCTTCAAGAGCTGGAGTCTGAACGTCCTATAGGCATTGAAAAGGGGACTATAGCCTATCAGTCAGGAACAGTTGAAAAAGCTGTTAACGGCTTTGTGCTGAATCTGGCTGAAGCTGTGGCTATTGTTATTATAGTCCTGCTTATATTTATGGGACTTCGTGTAGGGCTTTTAATAGGCGCTGTTCTGCTGATAACTATCCTGACGACTTTTATCTGTATGGATTTTATGGGAGTTACATTACAGAATATTTCTCTCGGGGCTCTTATCATTGCTCTTGGGATGCTTGTAGATAATGCAATTGTTGTGGCTGAAGGGATATTGATCAAAGTCCAGATGGGGAGAGAGAGGCTTGAGGCTGCTGTTTCCACCGTAAAGGAAACCATGTGGCCGCTTCTTGGCGCTACCATGATCGCCATTATGGCGTTTGTTGCCATCGCTGTTTCTAATGATAAAACGGGTGAGTTTCTTTTAAGCCTGTTTCAGGTTATTGGTACTTCCCTTATGTTAAGCTGGGTTTTTGCTATAACGCTAACTCCGCTCTTCTGCCATATGGTTCTGCGTCCGAGTAAGAGTGGAAATGTTGAAGACCCCTACGCAGGATGGGTTTATCGATCTTATAAAAAAGTTTTATGCAAAATGATTCATTTCCGGTGGGTGACTATCGGTGTGATGGTGTTTCTGCTTTTTGCTGCACTTTACGGTTTTGGCTTTGTTAAACAGAGTTTCTTTCCGGAGTCAACCAGACCCCAGGTAATGATTAATATGTGGCTTCGTGAAGGGGTACATATTAATACAACAGAGAGAGCTGTAAAAAAAGCAGAAGAAGGTCTTGCGCAGCTTGAACACGTTGACGATGTCATTTCCTTTATAGGGGAGGGGGCACTGAGGTTTATTCTGACTTATGATCCTGAACAGAATAACTCGTCATATGCGCAGATACTGCTGACTGTGGATGATTATAACTCTATTGAAGAGCTCATACCCCAGATAGAAAAATACTATTTTGAAAACCTGCCTGAAGTTCAGCTCAGTGTTAAACGTTTTCAGTACGGACCTGGCAGCGGATCTAAAATTGCAGCAAGGTTTAGCGGAAAAGATACGAAGGTACTCAGAATGCTTTCTGAGCAGGCTATGGAGATAATGAGACAGGATAACGCTGCGACATTTATACATGATGACTGGCGGCAGAAAGTAAAAACCATAGATGTTAAACTTGCTGAAGCTCAGGCTAAAAGTGCAGGAATTACCAGAAGCATGATCAATGATGCGATAAAAGCGTCTTTCAGCGGTACTATGGCAGGGCTTTTCAGAGAAGGAACCGACATGATCCCTATAGTTTTCCGGTCACCGGAGCGTGAGAGAAGAAATGTTGATTCACTT
This window of the Denitrovibrio acetiphilus DSM 12809 genome carries:
- a CDS encoding response regulator transcription factor, producing the protein MNKEIRVSIVDDNIELSESLSSILRSEPGVELIDTYPNAEMALSGIADSPCDILIVDINLPGASGIELIQQLVSRQIETQFLVYTIHDGNEYLFKALKAGASGYILKGTPAIQITNSVRLLHDGGSPMTPSIARKVISFFQDKPFNNDENRLTKREVEVLKLLDQGFTYNEVSAELDISRNTVHTHIKKIYEKLQASGKEDALRKARYKSIL
- a CDS encoding sensor histidine kinase; its protein translation is MPALQFPPYALLLLISAVITIGLGIYGLTKAKNKVSLYFGLAFFTAGFWPLMYGIELMIADTDIIRVITTYKVIPIQFFPPFIVAMLYHLLKHKAPPRWMTISLYSFLVIQVTVMLTNNHFFPIWESAEIITTEEGFNLSILVPGIWLKFTTSFYHNAFYIFLSVLTAKAIITHKQPYKNQFVIILTTLIIGSALSTLYTFRIVSFGDYNPIPGTLSIISSLYAYAIFRYNLMDIIPYARESVFDLIDSAVLIVDEQYRLIDFNPSARTLLRFRTDMIGKDILETFKTLNLDWKKLADDDTVTIETRWGTGINHKFSVLKQSIQKDSLRGYIIIFNDITTQVDAIQTTHEREIVTYKENILGDMHDGIGGVVAAAALLAASALEEDDPEQKNIKIKHIAMLLENGSFELRSMLNILDKDNIDWKSLVSDMRNYSTTVLESKSINRKFTVNGLPYRHPIDFNIYLSIFRLFKEIIANIIKHSHAKNVDIELYFNEAEIQIQLKDDGIGIEEKRNAGFGLKNMHKRVESLKGKLEITSQNGTTVNIYIPVHDYYTEEGLTR
- a CDS encoding class I SAM-dependent methyltransferase, which gives rise to MDSDYHLLDTGNGKRLEQFNKIRIVRAAKQADWAPSLPKEEWLAADAVFENDKWNTELKDFTVHFSDITFCLSLMESGQLGVFPEQQKNWQWLAEITQGERHHILNGFAYTGGSTLFSSNHINKVTHLDASKPAIKRAKQNLEFSFKSDNKVRFIQEDVITFMKKEVKRGKRYDGFIFDPPAFGKGGKGKTWKLSKDLPLLMELTYELAGGSPSFMLLSAHDPALDHKYLAKTIRKLCPVSAEVESGDLVMKTQNGNFMNNGYFARFIV
- a CDS encoding TetR/AcrR family transcriptional regulator, which encodes MEKTKETKRKLLDAACCVFREKGYDKAKVSDIVAIANVAQGTFYLYFKSKKDCLNILAEELLGSFMRELRAETETMDNSSIHRVVQKMADAIEKHKEIAAIVHFEQANMEERISVLHKTLYSEKMQMVRNALRKRHNDERTVIAKTALIDALFKQYLLGQIYIQNPVFKTDRGELNEMLNVVIEEVVLK
- a CDS encoding TolC family protein; its protein translation is MKKFLIAVIILLPAIVFARNYQIGVVASSSFQFAAESIELEIGRLIAGNNSADVNAYIYEPSVPVTKLAETIKEANSHSDILILIGEVAAGRTIGLKNLKPTVAVFSTKAPAGASFTYTITSDIDYNEEFTVFRKLFRYKNLKVLTSGYASCSSAMCKSGVDEIIGSVEVPYEIVSAEDLSGVDISTYFDKGDVALVMEQPQMTENEYKSLLERLANAGVRTFSFGGYRDAELGVIAVNARDKGYVKTARTAAVAVSEIIAGQKGGQLKVNRTKGLVINMAPAALTGFYPDRHYIRSEEIINYDKTIIFDKYIGYKEALLQAVKRNEDVATGRIDLETAREMVKMSESAFRPTLNLSAGFSQIDDDRARISQGTSPERTGSVSVALQQIIYSEEVFSLKDQAVYNAKAMESLSRQAELDVLQAAAKAYLQVLLAKTYVNIAQDNLETTKYNYDLAKNRDVAGAANPAEIPRWEARIALSKIDVVNALNTHKSAMTELARIISEDIDGTYNLEPVTLDSDYSILSSFKGSMNILDRADVFDRFKKTMTDAAVENSVELASLEYLTGAADRSVLTAERKFYLPTVTAGGEYKRFVMKDGEASDTAPGWYDDTEWNVGVTASIPIYEGGRRSAQLSIEKTAVRKLYHEKAKAVKLVRQRMITALENARAAYDSFSLANESAVAAAKTLKIVSDLYSRGAVSITELIDSQNAKLNADMNTASSQYSFMERIVDVERAYGCFFAFAPDDQCEKLVTILKNSSK
- a CDS encoding efflux RND transporter periplasmic adaptor subunit; this translates as MFRKILIIISIAIFITACGDDEAAGFDPAKHVRPIKTYKVTSVKRMDVRTYPGKIRAGKKVDTSFILSGSLVVLNVKEGDYVEKGSLIAKLDDASYKHNLNTIKAQVEEATLAFQRAKKLWISNAISKADYDKAKSAYDVLQSQKELAEKSLRDTSLYAPFSGYIAKRYVDNFQTVSAGAPIASVQNIKEIEVVVNIPESLIMNSSQNLDYKAYAVFEVPFNKQYEMELKEVGTEADPVTQTYPVKFIMPSPDEITVLPGMTVAAKIVVSESYDEGEFEIPESAVFSDSSGKIFVWVLDENMTVHKREVKTDGLKNNSVLVLGGLKEGEEIASAGIQHLVEGLEVKRFEKPENLK
- a CDS encoding efflux RND transporter permease subunit, which codes for MNIAETTIRKKTFFLALTICLMAMGIIAYEKLGRLEDPEYTIKTAVIVTQYPGATPLEVEQEVTDPLEKAIQQLGQLDEVRSFSRDGLSFIYADIKDNFDKDDLPQIWDELRRKVSAGQSDLPPGAGPSVVNDDFGDVYGVFYAFYGDDYDYSELKDYVDMLKKELLLVENVAKVELYGEQVETVFIETPRAKLAQLGISPLQILQTFQQQNLVVDEGKITVGDEYISVNTTGIFRTVEEIGDMLIRSGTSDKMIHLKDVATIKRGYYDPPRKLLRFNGKPAIGLGISTIKGGNVVVMGQAVAERLQELESERPIGIEKGTIAYQSGTVEKAVNGFVLNLAEAVAIVIIVLLIFMGLRVGLLIGAVLLITILTTFICMDFMGVTLQNISLGALIIALGMLVDNAIVVAEGILIKVQMGRERLEAAVSTVKETMWPLLGATMIAIMAFVAIAVSNDKTGEFLLSLFQVIGTSLMLSWVFAITLTPLFCHMVLRPSKSGNVEDPYAGWVYRSYKKVLCKMIHFRWVTIGVMVFLLFAALYGFGFVKQSFFPESTRPQVMINMWLREGVHINTTERAVKKAEEGLAQLEHVDDVISFIGEGALRFILTYDPEQNNSSYAQILLTVDDYNSIEELIPQIEKYYFENLPEVQLSVKRFQYGPGSGSKIAARFSGKDTKVLRMLSEQAMEIMRQDNAATFIHDDWRQKVKTIDVKLAEAQAKSAGITRSMINDAIKASFSGTMAGLFREGTDMIPIVFRSPERERRNVDSLLDVQVFSTLHGKYVPIQQVVESVETGYVDSVIRRKNRSRTITAQCDPKFGTADELFKRLRPHIEAISMPEGYSLEWGGEYEDSRDAQSKLMANVPGAFLVMVLIMILLFNRLKQPLIIVMTLPLALIGVSAGLIIMNMPFGFMSLLGFLSLSGMLIKNAIVLLDQIDIEIRGGKDSLPAVIDASVSRIRPVAMAALTTILGMAPLLIDAFFASMSVTIMFGLAFATLLTLFFVPVMYTVLFRIKWSKTD